A portion of the Acidisarcina polymorpha genome contains these proteins:
- a CDS encoding helix-turn-helix domain-containing protein: MPSLAEDVRGKSDAGHIKELLTSDSANWKSLYLQSIERAYSPDPYPIGAFTNPSIILIHERHFRVSHFSEGRWRKIDYSRGTGILTPAGLPRLVRHDSVGKVLNCSLLVLPQETLDFVAREVQKPSTISDRPFFDDPVISDLAFSAMSALRGGAPDFYAQTAAQWISAHLLLGATKGDEWRQSLAKERISDYRLVRVLEYIEAHFAERLDLGVLSKVAAISPFHFATLFRRAVGTTPHRHVQHIRMEAAKAMLIDTDKAILEIGLTCGFGNASHFASAFRRQFSQSPLEYRSTHGQFKKRKRCPIE; this comes from the coding sequence ATGCCTAGCCTAGCCGAAGACGTAAGAGGCAAGAGTGATGCCGGACACATCAAAGAGCTGCTGACTAGCGATTCAGCTAACTGGAAGTCACTCTACCTGCAGTCAATAGAGAGGGCGTACTCTCCCGATCCGTACCCCATCGGCGCTTTTACTAATCCCTCAATCATCCTTATCCATGAAAGACATTTCCGCGTAAGCCATTTCTCGGAAGGACGATGGCGCAAGATAGATTACTCCCGAGGCACGGGCATACTCACACCTGCAGGGCTTCCCCGCCTCGTACGTCACGACTCTGTAGGGAAAGTTCTTAATTGCTCGCTTCTGGTTTTACCTCAAGAGACCCTGGATTTCGTCGCCCGGGAAGTGCAGAAACCGAGCACCATCAGCGATCGTCCCTTCTTTGATGATCCGGTCATCAGTGACCTTGCATTTTCCGCGATGTCAGCCCTCCGCGGTGGAGCTCCAGATTTTTACGCTCAAACCGCTGCGCAGTGGATATCAGCACATCTGTTGCTTGGCGCAACCAAGGGGGATGAATGGCGTCAGTCCCTCGCCAAAGAGCGCATTTCCGATTACCGCCTCGTGCGCGTGCTCGAGTACATCGAAGCGCACTTTGCTGAACGCCTGGACCTCGGCGTCCTCTCCAAAGTGGCGGCTATTAGTCCATTTCACTTCGCAACGCTCTTCCGCAGAGCTGTCGGAACAACACCTCACCGACATGTGCAGCACATACGAATGGAAGCGGCTAAAGCGATGCTCATCGATACCGACAAAGCCATTCTTGAGATTGGCTTGACATGCGGATTCGGCAACGCGTCTCATTTTGCATCTGCCTTCCGCCGGCAATTCTCACAAAGCCCACTGGAATATAGATCTACTCACGGGCAGTTCAAAAAGAGGAAGAGGTGCCCAATTGAATAG
- a CDS encoding GH92 family glycosyl hydrolase codes for MYVVGRSIEAASLALLCATLLHSTGLAQKTSAKTPLEYANGLVGTAPLDDQKLIGNAPPPGEQLYSGFTSPAAMLPHSSTELGPINANLDLNFPAGVRAPYFYPNRTIFGFSTGAEDSPTIMPIVGDWTVPPERSASVYDKMRETSSPGFYSVYLDDYRTLAEMTATAWTGIFRFTFPQTEKAHILLDWGGGGGDIEIVNDHSLRGKSAHGNRYFVAEFSRPFRDCGAFKQIPPTGRRDSLLGDNVVDPGARTISGNFAGAYLRFATNGGEQILVKVATGLSYAMAEQRLQAEDPEWDFDRVKRQAEHAWAEKLNRIEVKGGTEKEKMLFYSCLYHSFASPRLVARKGDEFVVRGGKIEEAAYDHYGEVPFWDTGRNQIVLLTLLEPNAKLDILRSQFDMARERGYMGTSFHGDNAVFMYLGDWERGLKFDYAGVYEYLRKNATDPHGPRGYLAEYMRNGWISDIVPDGNPSPPYAGGKAGAATTLEYSWDDYALALYAKKLGRDDDYRLFLQRAHNYRNVFDPSIGFMRGKTEDGRWITPFDPKEPYYNFMMKEASGWSTLWLVPHDGQGLIDLLGGREKFAAKLDEFFNTPYTAKGICRDCTGVIGQYVQGNQPDQQSAYYYDWAGQPWKTQKLTREILASMYGSDRYGLAFPGMDDQGSTSSWYVMSALGFYPVDPSSPDYILGSPVFDQAVIHMGSGKDFTIVAHGNSARNIYIQSATLNGKPWNKPWFSHSDIADGGKLILTMGPEPNRRWGSAIDAAPPSMTVSSR; via the coding sequence ATGTATGTTGTAGGTAGATCGATCGAAGCTGCCAGTCTCGCGCTGCTTTGCGCCACCTTGCTTCACTCAACGGGCCTGGCGCAGAAGACTTCCGCGAAGACTCCGCTCGAATACGCAAACGGCCTGGTCGGAACAGCGCCGCTGGACGACCAAAAGCTGATCGGCAACGCTCCGCCGCCGGGCGAGCAGCTTTACTCGGGCTTTACTTCGCCGGCCGCGATGCTGCCTCATAGCTCGACCGAGTTGGGCCCGATCAACGCGAACCTCGACCTTAATTTTCCCGCCGGCGTGCGTGCCCCGTATTTCTATCCTAATCGCACGATCTTTGGCTTTTCGACCGGGGCGGAAGACAGCCCCACGATCATGCCGATTGTCGGCGACTGGACCGTCCCTCCCGAGCGCAGCGCCTCCGTATATGACAAGATGCGCGAGACCTCTTCGCCCGGATTCTACAGCGTCTATCTCGACGATTACCGCACGCTAGCCGAGATGACAGCGACCGCATGGACGGGAATCTTCCGCTTCACCTTCCCGCAAACGGAGAAGGCGCACATCCTGCTCGATTGGGGTGGCGGCGGCGGAGACATCGAAATCGTAAACGACCATAGCCTTCGGGGAAAGTCTGCGCATGGCAACAGGTATTTCGTAGCCGAATTTTCCCGGCCCTTTCGAGACTGTGGCGCTTTCAAACAAATTCCGCCGACGGGACGAAGAGACTCGCTGCTCGGAGACAACGTAGTCGATCCCGGGGCGCGCACCATCTCTGGGAATTTCGCTGGCGCCTATCTGCGTTTTGCCACCAACGGCGGCGAGCAGATATTGGTGAAGGTCGCGACCGGGCTGAGCTACGCGATGGCCGAGCAGAGATTGCAGGCAGAAGATCCCGAATGGGACTTCGATCGGGTGAAGCGGCAAGCGGAACACGCCTGGGCAGAGAAGTTAAACCGGATCGAAGTGAAGGGCGGCACAGAGAAGGAGAAGATGCTGTTCTATTCCTGCCTCTATCATTCCTTCGCCAGCCCGCGCCTGGTAGCGCGCAAAGGCGACGAGTTTGTAGTCCGCGGCGGCAAGATTGAAGAGGCCGCCTATGATCACTACGGCGAGGTCCCCTTCTGGGATACGGGACGAAACCAGATTGTGCTGCTTACCCTGCTCGAGCCCAATGCCAAATTAGACATCCTACGCTCGCAGTTCGACATGGCTCGCGAAAGAGGTTACATGGGTACATCCTTTCACGGCGACAACGCCGTTTTCATGTACCTGGGCGACTGGGAGCGCGGGCTGAAGTTCGATTATGCGGGTGTCTATGAGTATTTACGCAAGAATGCCACAGATCCGCACGGGCCACGCGGCTATCTTGCCGAATACATGCGTAATGGTTGGATCTCGGACATCGTCCCCGACGGGAATCCGAGTCCTCCGTATGCGGGAGGCAAAGCCGGAGCGGCAACCACGCTCGAATACAGCTGGGACGACTACGCGCTCGCGCTCTATGCGAAAAAGCTTGGCCGCGACGACGATTACCGGTTGTTTCTCCAGCGCGCTCACAACTACCGGAATGTCTTCGATCCGTCGATAGGATTTATGCGCGGAAAAACCGAGGATGGAAGGTGGATCACCCCCTTCGACCCAAAAGAACCGTACTACAACTTCATGATGAAGGAAGCTTCCGGGTGGTCGACCCTCTGGCTGGTGCCTCACGACGGTCAGGGCTTGATAGATCTGCTCGGAGGCCGGGAGAAGTTCGCTGCAAAATTGGATGAATTCTTCAACACGCCGTATACCGCCAAAGGCATCTGCCGCGACTGCACCGGCGTCATCGGGCAATATGTGCAGGGGAACCAGCCGGACCAGCAATCCGCCTACTACTATGATTGGGCCGGGCAGCCGTGGAAGACGCAGAAGCTCACGCGAGAAATCCTCGCGTCGATGTACGGCAGCGATCGCTATGGCCTCGCTTTTCCCGGCATGGACGATCAAGGGTCGACTTCTTCCTGGTACGTGATGAGCGCATTGGGATTCTATCCCGTCGATCCCTCCAGTCCGGACTACATCCTCGGCAGCCCAGTCTTCGATCAGGCGGTCATCCACATGGGGAGCGGAAAGGATTTCACCATTGTGGCCCACGGCAACTCGGCCAGAAACATCTATATCCAGTCGGCAACCCTGAATGGCAAGCCATGGAATAAACCTTGGTTCAGCCACTCCGATATCGCCGACGGCGGAAAGCTCATACTGACCATGGGACCTGAGCCGAACCGTCGATGGGGAAGCGCTATAGACGCGGCGCCGCCGTCGATGACGGTGTCCAGCCGGTGA
- a CDS encoding SDR family NAD(P)-dependent oxidoreductase — protein sequence MGVLEGKVAVVTGGNSGIGLATANRFVEEGAYVFITARRQSELDKAAAEIGRNVTAIAGDLAKLEDIGNLAEMVKAEKGVVDIIVSNAGFTERAAIEDITPEHFDKSLNVMARAPVFLVQKLLPLMTRKGSIILVSSAMHQMGFAGHTAYAATKAANRSYARTWAAEFKDRGIRANTLSPGLTDTPILNGQAEGLDRQEVINGYVGAIPLGRAADAVEIANAAVFLASDQSSYVTGTDLMVDGGIGQV from the coding sequence ATGGGTGTACTTGAGGGAAAAGTCGCAGTGGTGACGGGCGGAAACAGCGGAATTGGTCTAGCGACTGCGAATCGGTTCGTGGAGGAAGGGGCGTATGTCTTTATTACGGCCCGGCGTCAGAGCGAACTGGATAAAGCGGCCGCGGAGATCGGTCGGAATGTCACCGCGATCGCCGGAGATCTTGCGAAGCTCGAGGACATAGGCAACCTAGCTGAGATGGTGAAAGCCGAAAAGGGCGTTGTTGATATCATCGTCTCCAATGCCGGGTTCACGGAACGAGCTGCAATCGAAGACATCACTCCCGAACACTTCGATAAGAGCTTGAACGTGATGGCACGCGCGCCTGTGTTCCTGGTGCAGAAACTATTGCCGCTGATGACTCGAAAAGGTTCCATCATCCTGGTCAGCTCCGCGATGCACCAGATGGGCTTTGCTGGTCACACTGCCTATGCCGCCACTAAGGCAGCGAACAGGTCGTATGCTCGTACTTGGGCTGCGGAGTTCAAGGATCGCGGCATTCGCGCGAACACGCTCAGCCCTGGGCTGACTGATACTCCTATCCTTAATGGCCAGGCCGAGGGGCTCGATCGTCAGGAAGTCATCAATGGTTATGTCGGTGCAATTCCGCTCGGCAGGGCAGCCGATGCCGTAGAGATTGCGAATGCAGCAGTCTTCCTCGCTTCTGATCAGAGTTCGTACGTTACTGGCACCGATCTAATGGTGGACGGCGGGATCGGGCAGGTTTAG
- a CDS encoding NADPH-dependent F420 reductase, with protein MKIGVVGSGRIGGLIGTLWSRAGHEVLFSSRHPESLAALVEAAGNSTRSGTPDQAISFGDVILLSIPFGELPEFSRTKREALSQKIVLETGNPNLKRDGEIARSVLESGRGTGVFLREWFAGVRIVRVFNTVWHPVLAKEAHRAGPRVGIPLASDDEAALRIASNLVVDSGFDPVVVGALDRAREFDMGTAVYDTGMSGPEVRRALNL; from the coding sequence ATGAAGATTGGAGTGGTTGGATCCGGCAGGATCGGTGGCCTTATTGGCACCTTATGGTCGCGAGCCGGGCACGAGGTACTGTTTTCGTCGCGTCATCCCGAGTCGCTGGCTGCCCTGGTTGAGGCGGCGGGAAACTCTACCCGCAGCGGGACGCCAGATCAGGCGATCTCATTCGGGGATGTAATTCTGCTCTCGATACCGTTTGGTGAGTTGCCTGAGTTTAGTCGCACCAAGCGGGAGGCGCTCTCGCAGAAGATCGTCCTGGAGACAGGGAACCCGAACCTCAAACGAGATGGGGAGATAGCCAGAAGCGTACTGGAGTCTGGACGCGGCACCGGCGTGTTTCTGCGCGAATGGTTTGCAGGAGTTCGTATCGTTCGCGTCTTCAACACCGTCTGGCACCCGGTCCTTGCCAAGGAAGCTCACCGCGCGGGACCGCGCGTTGGGATACCTCTCGCCTCGGACGATGAAGCTGCCCTTCGCATCGCCTCCAACCTTGTCGTTGATTCGGGCTTTGATCCAGTTGTCGTTGGCGCTCTCGACCGAGCGCGCGAGTTCGATATGGGCACGGCGGTCTATGACACTGGAATGTCCGGGCCTGAGGTTCGGAGGGCCCTGAATCTTTAG
- a CDS encoding glycoside hydrolase family 76 protein: protein MFLRVNWKSRCRWLIVGAWLLCAVSVGRGWCAAPAAATSISYKQKAALAIRSLQTLYDQRSGLYNTTGWWNSANAITTLADYARISGTSEFGPVFSNTFSAAQRKFPGFLNNYYDDEGWWALAWIDAYDLTNDGQYLSMAKSIFADMAEGWDDTCSGGIWWSKDRKYKNAIANELFLSVAAHLASRAKNSHERQQYRAWAMREWRWFSRSGMIGADHLVNDGLDARCTNNHKTAWTYNQGVILGALAELSRATRNSALLPVAQSIAAAVLSSPVLVGANGVLHEPCEPDCGGDGSQFKGIFLRNLRSLDETTPLPEYERFIFSNADSIWRGAREPDYRLGLSWSSPFGEANASTQSSAADALVGAAEVETLRASRFYIAHYRNPCRQCQSYVVCGTE from the coding sequence ATGTTCTTGCGCGTTAATTGGAAAAGTCGCTGTCGCTGGCTAATTGTCGGCGCTTGGTTGTTGTGCGCCGTTTCCGTCGGCCGCGGCTGGTGCGCCGCTCCAGCAGCGGCCACCAGCATTTCATACAAGCAGAAGGCAGCGCTGGCGATCCGCAGTCTTCAAACCTTGTATGACCAGCGGAGCGGGCTTTACAACACAACTGGATGGTGGAACTCCGCAAATGCCATCACTACTTTGGCGGATTACGCCCGGATAAGCGGAACCTCGGAGTTCGGTCCGGTTTTCTCGAACACCTTCAGCGCGGCCCAGAGGAAATTCCCCGGGTTTCTCAACAATTATTATGATGACGAAGGATGGTGGGCGCTGGCCTGGATCGACGCCTATGACTTGACCAACGATGGGCAGTACCTCTCGATGGCTAAGTCCATCTTCGCGGATATGGCTGAAGGCTGGGACGACACCTGCTCCGGAGGCATCTGGTGGAGCAAGGACCGCAAGTACAAGAATGCGATCGCCAATGAATTGTTCCTTTCCGTGGCCGCGCATCTTGCCTCGCGCGCGAAGAACTCCCATGAGCGACAGCAGTATCGGGCGTGGGCGATGCGCGAGTGGCGATGGTTCTCGCGCTCGGGGATGATCGGCGCGGATCATTTAGTGAATGACGGTCTAGATGCGCGATGCACCAATAATCACAAGACTGCATGGACCTACAACCAGGGTGTCATCCTGGGAGCTCTGGCCGAGCTATCCCGCGCGACCCGCAATTCCGCACTGCTCCCGGTTGCGCAAAGCATCGCTGCCGCTGTGCTTTCCTCACCAGTCTTGGTCGGAGCAAACGGAGTCCTTCATGAGCCCTGCGAGCCGGACTGCGGCGGCGACGGTTCCCAGTTTAAAGGGATATTCCTTCGTAATCTGCGATCTCTCGATGAAACTACACCCTTGCCGGAGTATGAGCGGTTTATCTTCTCCAACGCGGACAGCATCTGGAGAGGCGCGCGTGAGCCCGACTATCGCCTAGGCCTCAGTTGGTCTTCGCCCTTCGGCGAAGCCAATGCAAGCACCCAGAGCTCCGCGGCAGATGCCCTGGTGGGCGCGGCGGAGGTGGAGACCTTGCGCGCCAGCAGGTTCTATATTGCACACTATAGGAACCCATGCAGGCAGTGTCAAAGTTATGTAGTGTGTGGTACAGAATAA
- a CDS encoding TetR/AcrR family transcriptional regulator, translating into MKGSIKPGRPAAFDKEAALDVAMRLFWERGYEGTSMADLSHAMGIHPSSIYAAFGDKQALFALAAKRYMEVPGQYMVRALAEPSFEAFLRAAFYNTVEFLGSKEHPASCFTLTGSLSCGVDTEPAKALMLDIRLRNEAVLKARLLKARRAGEFSKEENIDDYTRYLSSLLSGLAVQAANGSTKAQLKRTAELALRHLGIRARSDC; encoded by the coding sequence ATGAAAGGGTCAATCAAACCGGGAAGACCTGCTGCTTTCGACAAAGAAGCCGCACTTGACGTTGCGATGCGTCTGTTCTGGGAACGAGGTTACGAGGGTACGTCCATGGCAGATCTCTCGCATGCGATGGGCATTCATCCATCCAGCATTTATGCAGCGTTCGGTGATAAGCAGGCACTCTTCGCGCTTGCAGCAAAACGCTATATGGAAGTGCCAGGGCAATACATGGTGCGTGCGCTTGCAGAGCCGTCATTCGAAGCATTTCTCCGGGCTGCGTTCTATAACACTGTGGAGTTTTTGGGCTCCAAGGAACACCCGGCCAGCTGCTTCACGTTGACTGGCTCGTTGTCCTGCGGCGTAGACACTGAGCCTGCGAAGGCGCTTATGCTCGATATACGCCTCCGGAACGAAGCCGTCCTCAAGGCCCGTCTTCTCAAGGCGAGGAGGGCCGGGGAGTTCTCCAAGGAAGAGAACATCGACGACTATACCCGCTATCTTTCGTCGCTGCTGAGTGGCCTCGCCGTTCAAGCCGCGAACGGTTCTACTAAAGCTCAGCTCAAGCGCACAGCTGAATTGGCTTTGAGACACTTGGGAATCAGAGCGCGAAGTGATTGTTAG